The Acidimicrobiales bacterium DNA segment CCGTCGTACTGGGCGGCACCCAGCACCACGATGGCATCCGCGGGACCGGCCTGGTCGAGACGGGCGTCGCTCCACACCTGCACCAAGGTGGCCAGCAGATAGACCGCAGCCAAGGCCGCGAAGCCGACCAGCACCATCAGCGCCCGTCGCACCCACCGGGCCCGATGGCGCATGGTTCAGAGTCGGGTTCGGGCTGCTTGGAGACGCCGGAGCGTCTCGTCCCGACCCAACAGCTCGAGCGACTCGAACAGCGGCAGGCCCTTGGACCGACCGAGGGTGGCGACCCGCACCGGGGCCTGGGCCTTGGCCAGCTGAGGATTGCCCTCGGCACCGACGAGGTCGGCGTCGTGGGCCGCCTGCTCGACGATCGAGCGCACAACCTCCGCTGTCCACTCCCCTGCCGACTCGACGCTGTCGATCGCGCTGTCGAGCACCGCCGCGGCGTGGGCCTTGCCCATCTCCTTGTTCCAGCTGTCGGGGTCGTCGGGCGGATCGTCGAGGAACAACCAATCGATCAGCTCGGGGACCTCGCCGAGGGTCCGGCACCGTTCCTGGACCAGCGGCGCGAGCCGCTCGAACGCAGACGGGTCGAAGCGGTCGGGAGCCCACGGGACCTCACCAGCGGTGACCCACGGTCGCGCCCGCACCACGAACTCGTCGACCGGGAGCGCCCTGAGATACTCACCGTTGAAGTGGCTCAGCTTCTTGAGGTCGAACGCGGCCGGACTCTTGCCGATGTCGGCCAGCTCGAACAGCTCGACGATCTCGGACAGGGGGCGGATCTCGACGCCATCGGGAGCACCCCAGCCCAGGGTGGCGAGGTAGTTCAGCATCGCCTCGGGCAGGAACCCACGGTCGAGGTAGTCCGCGATGTTGACGTCGTCGCGCCGTTTCGACAGCTTCTTACGGGCCTCGTTCACGATGAGCGGCAGGTGCGCGTAGACCGGGGGCTCGGGATGACCGAGCGCCTCACGTAGCAGGAGCACCTTCGGGGTGGTGTTGACCAGGTCCTCGCCACGGATGACGTGGGTGATGCCCATGTCGATGTCGTCTACGGCGTTGGCCAGCAGGAACATCGGGACCCCGTTGGATCGGACGATGACGAAGTCCTCGAGGTGACGGTTCTCGAACTCGACCCGCTCGCGTATGACGTCGTCCCAGGCGGTGACGCCATCGTCGGGGGTGCGGAACCGCACGACCACACCGTCGCCGGGCGCGACGTCGCGGTCGCGGCAGTACCCGTCGTAGCCGGGTGGCCCGCCACGCTCGTCGGCCCTGGCCTTGACCGCCTCCTGGGTGCAATCGCACCGGTAGGCCAATCCGTCGGCGAGGAACCGCTCGGCGGCGTCGCGGTACAGGTCGAACCGAGCGGACTGATGGTGGGTCTCGTCCCAGTCGAGGCCCAGTCGTCGGAGCGCGTCGAGCACCGCCTCGGTGAGCTCGGCGGTGCTGCGGTCGGTGTCGGTGTCCTCGACGCGCACGATGAAGGTGCCCCCCGTGTGGCGGGCGTAGAGCCAGTTGAACAGCGCCGAGCGGGCACCGCCGACGTGCAGGTAGCCCGTGGGCGCAGGTGAGAAGCGAACCCGGGGGGTCGAGGTGGTCACCCGCGACAGGCTACGCCGCTGGGGGCAGGTCGAAGACCGAATGCCAGTCGGCCTGGGCGTCGGCCACCACCTTGGTGTGGGGCTGGCGGAGCACGCGCTCGGGCACCATGTCGACGAGTCGGCGGCGCTCGGCCCAGTGGTGCGAGCTCGCCACCTCGGCGAACAGCGGCATGCGGAACTCGACGAGATCGTGGGGAGCCACGGCCAGGAAGCCCCACACCCCGAACGCCAACGTGAGATCGTGGACGACGGGCGCCCGTCCGAACAGTGACGATCGCTTCATGGCCAGTGCGGTGCAGCCGGCGATGACGTCGTCGAGATGCTCGCGCTCGGCCAGGACAAGTTGGTCGACCATGCCGTGGGCCAGCTTCAGTGCGTAGCCGAGGTCGGGGCCCTGGCTGCCGAGCAGCGGGCCCGACGGCTGGCCCGGTCCGACGAGGTCGCCGGGCCGTGCCGCTTCCCAGGAGGCGGGCCGCCGGGGCGGCGACGCGTAGGTGCGGGGCTCATCGATGGTGGTGATGGGGACGTACTCGGGTGCAGCCACGTCGAGCAGGCTAGTCCCGGGCGTGCAACAGGCCGAAGACGAGCGAGTCGAGCAGGGCCTGCCACGACGCCTCGATGATGTTCTCGGAGACGCCGATGGTCGACCAGGTGTGCTCACCGTCGGTCGAGTCGAGCAGCACCCGGGTGACCGCCGCCGTGCCCGCACCGGTGTCGAGGACGCGCACCTTGAAGTCGACCAGGTGCAGGTCGTCGAGCTCGGGGAGGCGAGGCTCGATGGCCGCCCGGAGCGCGGCGTCGAGGGCGTTCACCGGCCCGTTGCCCTCACCGGTGGCGATGATGCGATCGCCGTTGACCCGCACCTTGATGGTGGCCTCGGTGGTGACCTCACCACCCGCACGGTGGTCGACGATCACCCGGAACGACTCGAACTCGAAGAACTCCTGGCTCCAGCCCGCAGCGTGGCGCATCAACAGTTCGAGCGAGCCGTCGGCCACCTCGAAGTGATAGCCGCGGTGCTCGAGCTCCTTGAGCTGGGCGACGACCTCGCCGAGCTGGCTCGGGTCGAGCTCGAGGCCGAGCTGGCGGGCCTTGAGCTCGACGGTGGCGCGACCGGACAGGTCCGAGACGAGGAAACGAGTGCTGTTGCCCACCGCCTCGGGATCGACGTGCTCGTAGCTGTCGGGGCTGCGGGCGATGGCGCTCGTGTGCAGCCCCGCCTTGTGGGCGAAGGCCGAGGTGCCCACGTAGGGCGCCTGGTTCAGCAGTGGCATGTTCACCAGCTCGGCCACGTGGTGCGACACCGAGGTGAGCTGCTCGATGCGGCCCTCGGGCAACGTCTCGATGCCCATCTTGAGCGTGAGGTTGGGGACGAGCTGGGTCAGGTCGCAGTTCCCGGTTCGCTCGCCGTAGCCGTTGATGGTGCCCTGCACATGGGTCGAGCCCGAGACGACCCCGGCGATGGCGTTGGCGGTGGCGCAACCGGTGTCGTTCTGGGTGTGCATGCCGACGGTGACCTCGGGGAAGTGACCGACCACCTCGGCGACGATCGGGCCGACCTCGTGGGGAAGCGAGCCGCCGTTGGTGTCGCAGAGCACGAGGGCGTCGACCCCGGCCATGGCGGCTCCCTCGAGCACCCGCAGGGCGAACTCGGGATTGCGCTTGTACCCGTCGAAGAAGTGCTCGGCGTCGAAGAAGACCCGGAGGCCCTCGGCCTTCAGGAACCGCACCGAATCGGCGACCATGGCCACCGCCTCGTCGAGGGTGGTGCGCAGCGCCTCGGTCACGTGGTAGTCCCACGACTTGCCGACGATGCAGGCGGTGGACACACCGGACTCGACCAGGACCCGCAACGTCGGATCGTCGTCGACCTTGCCGACGGCGCGGCGGGTGGATCCGAACGCCACCAACGTCGAGGTCGAGAGCGTCAGCTCCTTGGCGGCCCGGCGGAAGAACTCCTCGTCCTTGGGGTTGGCACCCGGATACCCACCCTCGATCCAGTGCACCCCGAGACGGTCGAGCTGTTCGACGATGCGGAGCTTGTCGTCGACGGTGACCGAGATCCCCTCGAACTGGACGCCGTCGCGCAGCGTGGTGTCGAAGATCTCGACCGCCTGGGGCCACGCCGGGTCGCGCACCGGCGCCAGGCGCGCCGCGGTCGGCTCGCCCTGCTCACTCGTCGACATGGGTCAACCAGTCCTTGTACCGGTCGTCTCGCCCCTCCACCGCGGCGAAGTACGTCTCCTGGATCTGGCGGGTGATGGGACCGGGGAGACCGATCTCACGGTCGTCGACCGAACGGACCGGGACCACCTCGGCCGCAGTGCCGCTCAGGAACGCCTCATCGGCGGTGTAGAGGTCGGAGCGCAACAGGTTGCCGGTCTCGTACGGGACGCCGAGATCGTCGGCGATGCGGTGCACCGAGTCCTGGGTGATGCCCTCGAGCGCACCCGCGCTGACCGGCGGGGTGATGATCCGCCCGTGCTTCACCACGAAGATGTTCTCGCCGGTGCACTCGCTGACATAGCCCTGGGTCGACAACATGATGGCTTCGTCGTAGCCGGCCTTGATCGCCTCGACCTTGGCCATCGACGAGTTGATGTACATCCCGGTGCCCTTGGCTGCCGGCGGCATGATGTTGGGGTCGTGGCGCTTCCACGAGCTCACCTTCATGCGCACCCCGTTGCGGATGCCGTCGTCGCCCAGGTAGCTCCCCCACGGCCAGATGGCGATCGCCACGTCGACCGAACACGGCAGGGGGTTGAGGCCCATCTCGCCGTAGCCGAGGTAGGCGATGGGGCGGATGTAGCAGCTCTCCACGTTGTTCACCCGAACGGTCTCGATCGTCGCCTCGATGAGCTGCTCGGGGGTGAAGGGGATGTCGATGAGAAAGATCTGGGCGCTGTCGAACAGGCGGTGGATGTGGTCCTCGAGGCGGAAGATCGCCGGGCCCCGTTCGGTCGGGTAGGCGCGGATGCCCTCGAACACCCCGCTGCCGTAGTGGAGCGAGTGGGTGAGGATGTGGATCTTGGCGTCGGCCCAGTCGACCAGCTCGCCGTTCATCCAGATCTTGTCAACGGTTTCGATGGGCATTCAGTCCCCCTGGACCCCGGCGGCGATCGCGTCGCCGATCTCTGTTGTGGAACCGGCCGGCGCCTCGGCGCACGCCCGGCGGATTCGCTCCGCGGCATCGGACTCGCCGAGGAAGTCGAGCATCATCGCCGCCGAGAGGATGGCGGCGACGGGGTTGGCCTTGTTCTGGCCGGCGATGTCGGGTGCCGAGCCGTGCACCGGTTCGAACATCGACGGTCCGGTGCGGCTCGGGTTCAGGTTGGCCGACGACGCGATGCCGATCCCTCCCGAGATGGCACCGCCGAGATCGGTGAGGATGTCGCCGAAGAGGTTGTCGGTGACGATGACGTCGTAGCGGCCGGGATCCTCGACGAAGTAGATGCAGGCGGCGTCGACGTGATGATAGGCCGTGCTCACGTCAGGGTAGTCGGCGGCGACCTCGGCGAAGGTCCGATCCCACAGGTCGCCGGCGAAGGTCAACACGTTGGTCTTGTGCACCAGGGTCAGGTGCTTGGCCGGCCGGCTCTGGGCGAGATCGAAGGCGTAGCGCACGCAACGCTCGACTCCCATGCGGGTGTTGACCGACCCCTGGGTGGCGATCTCGTGCGGTGTGCCCTTGCGGAGGAACCCGCCCTCGCCGGCGTAGGTGCCCTCGGTGTTCTCGCGGATGACGATCATGTCGACATCGGGAGCCTTGATGAAGGGTCGCTGGTTGGCATAGAGGTCGAGCGAGAAGCGCATCTTGAGCAGCAGACCACGCTCGATGACCCCCGGTGGCACATCGGGCGTCCCGACCGCGCCGAGGAACAGCGCGTCGAGCCCCCGCCACTCGTCGAGCACCTCGTCGGGGAGGATCGTGCCGTCGCGCAGGTAGCGCGCACCGCCGAGGTCGTAGTCGACGGTCTCGAGCGGCACGCCTGCGGCCGCGACCACCTTGAGCCCCTCGGCGACGACATCGGGACCGATGCCGTCACCCCCGATGACCCCGATGCGGTGCGGACGCTGCTGACTCACCAAGACAACCTCTCCCTGGAACGAAAAACCGTCCACCGGAGGTGGACGGTGAACACGCGCACGTCGAGATCGACGTGCGCTACCGAATGCGGGCTACTGGCGAAAAGAGACCGGTCACAGGGTCACAAGTGTCGATCAGGGGGGCACGTCCGTCAAACGCGCAACGCGGTCTCGACCGGCCGGGCGCCCGTTACCCTGTTCGACGTGGCACAGACGCATCACCTCTCCCAGGCCGCCTTCGACCGGCTCAAGGCCGAGCACGACGACCTCACCACCCGCGGGCGCATCGAGATCGCCCGCAAGATCGAGACCGCCCGCGAGCTGGGCGATCTTTCCGAGAACGGCGACTACCACGCCGCCAAGGACGAACAGGGCCACATGGAGGGCCGGATCGCCCACCTGGCCTCCATGATCGAGAACGCCGAGATCGTCGAGGCGCCGACAGGATCCGAGGAGGTGCACCCCGGGTCGATCGTGTCGATCGTCTACGAGGACGACGAGACGCCCGAGCGCTACCTCATCGGGTCGATCGAGGAGCGCCACGACGACCTCGAGGTCGTGTCGTTGACCTCGCCACTCGGCGCGGCACTGATGGGAGCGGCGGTGGGCGACGAGGTGAGCTACCAGACCCCTATCGGGGCCGAGCTGTCGGTCACCATCGTCGAGATCGAGAACTGAACGGCAGGCCGGATCACCGTGCGTGAACCCCGGCTGCCACCCGGACGTCCGCTGGAGCTGCCCGGACGGGGCACGACCTTCGTGCGCGAGTTGCCTGCCCCGCCGGGGGCGCCCACCCTGTTCCTGCTGCACGGATGGATGGCCAGCGCCGACCTCAACTGGTTCGCGGTGTTCCCCGAGCTGGTCGGACGCTATGGCGTGGTCACCATCGACCACCGCGGGCACGGGCGTGGCATCCGGAGCCGGCGCCGCTTCCGCCTTCGGGACTGTGCCGACGACGCTGTGGCCGCACTCGACGAACTGGGGATCGACACCGTCATTCCGGTGGGGTACTCGATGGGCGGACCCATCGCCCAGCTGCTGTGGCGCCACCACCGAGACCGGGTGGATGGTCTGGTGCTGTGCGCCACCAGCCGCAACTTCGCGGGCAGTCCGATGGCCAAGGCCAGCTTCAGCGTCTTCCCCACGATCGCCCTCGCCGGACGGGTCACCCCGGCCACCCTTCGCCAACGGGCCATGGAGCGGATGATGGTGCGCCGCAACGGGGGCGACAGCGGCTGGTTCCACGAGGAGTCGGTTCGCCACGATCCGGTGGCCCTGGCCGAAGCGGGCGGGGCGATCGGGCGGTTCACCTCCCACGAGTGGATCGGCGGGGTCGACGTGCCCACCGCGGTGGTGATCACCGAGCAGGACTCGGTGATCCCTCCAAATCGTCAGGAGAAGCTGGCTGCGGCCATCCCCGGCGCAACGGTTCACCGGGTTCCGGGCGACCACACGGTGTGTGTCACCGAACCCCACCTGTTCGGGCCGGTGCTGCGGGACGCCTGCGCCTCGGTTGCCGCGAGGGTGCAGATCCAGCGGCGTGGCACGTCGCCCGATCCTCTCTCCACCTGATCCCCAGCCCCGACCGCGGCGAAGGGGCCAGGATCGGGACCTCTGGCCCTACCCGAAGGGGATCTCGGCGGCGACGATCGAGTTGCGGACGCGGGAGGGACCGACATGGACGACACGACCGCCGTGGAGGGTGTCGTACTGCTCGACACACCCGACGGCGGGGGGGCGCTCGAACGCGCGATCCTCGAACGGCTCGGCCACCCCGTCATCGAGTGCAACGGGCCGTCCGCCGACGGCATCTGCCCCCTGCTCATGGGCGCCCCGTGCTTCCTCTTCGAACAGGCACGAGGAATCGTGTTCGAGCTCGATCTCGACCGCTCACAGCACCGGGCCATCCTCGATCGCTATCAGGAGCTCGCACCGGC contains these protein-coding regions:
- the gltX gene encoding glutamate--tRNA ligase, with amino-acid sequence MTTSTPRVRFSPAPTGYLHVGGARSALFNWLYARHTGGTFIVRVEDTDTDRSTAELTEAVLDALRRLGLDWDETHHQSARFDLYRDAAERFLADGLAYRCDCTQEAVKARADERGGPPGYDGYCRDRDVAPGDGVVVRFRTPDDGVTAWDDVIRERVEFENRHLEDFVIVRSNGVPMFLLANAVDDIDMGITHVIRGEDLVNTTPKVLLLREALGHPEPPVYAHLPLIVNEARKKLSKRRDDVNIADYLDRGFLPEAMLNYLATLGWGAPDGVEIRPLSEIVELFELADIGKSPAAFDLKKLSHFNGEYLRALPVDEFVVRARPWVTAGEVPWAPDRFDPSAFERLAPLVQERCRTLGEVPELIDWLFLDDPPDDPDSWNKEMGKAHAAAVLDSAIDSVESAGEWTAEVVRSIVEQAAHDADLVGAEGNPQLAKAQAPVRVATLGRSKGLPLFESLELLGRDETLRRLQAARTRL
- the cimA gene encoding citramalate synthase: MSTSEQGEPTAARLAPVRDPAWPQAVEIFDTTLRDGVQFEGISVTVDDKLRIVEQLDRLGVHWIEGGYPGANPKDEEFFRRAAKELTLSTSTLVAFGSTRRAVGKVDDDPTLRVLVESGVSTACIVGKSWDYHVTEALRTTLDEAVAMVADSVRFLKAEGLRVFFDAEHFFDGYKRNPEFALRVLEGAAMAGVDALVLCDTNGGSLPHEVGPIVAEVVGHFPEVTVGMHTQNDTGCATANAIAGVVSGSTHVQGTINGYGERTGNCDLTQLVPNLTLKMGIETLPEGRIEQLTSVSHHVAELVNMPLLNQAPYVGTSAFAHKAGLHTSAIARSPDSYEHVDPEAVGNSTRFLVSDLSGRATVELKARQLGLELDPSQLGEVVAQLKELEHRGYHFEVADGSLELLMRHAAGWSQEFFEFESFRVIVDHRAGGEVTTEATIKVRVNGDRIIATGEGNGPVNALDAALRAAIEPRLPELDDLHLVDFKVRVLDTGAGTAAVTRVLLDSTDGEHTWSTIGVSENIIEASWQALLDSLVFGLLHARD
- a CDS encoding branched-chain amino acid transaminase; its protein translation is MPIETVDKIWMNGELVDWADAKIHILTHSLHYGSGVFEGIRAYPTERGPAIFRLEDHIHRLFDSAQIFLIDIPFTPEQLIEATIETVRVNNVESCYIRPIAYLGYGEMGLNPLPCSVDVAIAIWPWGSYLGDDGIRNGVRMKVSSWKRHDPNIMPPAAKGTGMYINSSMAKVEAIKAGYDEAIMLSTQGYVSECTGENIFVVKHGRIITPPVSAGALEGITQDSVHRIADDLGVPYETGNLLRSDLYTADEAFLSGTAAEVVPVRSVDDREIGLPGPITRQIQETYFAAVEGRDDRYKDWLTHVDE
- a CDS encoding 3-isopropylmalate dehydrogenase; its protein translation is MSQQRPHRIGVIGGDGIGPDVVAEGLKVVAAAGVPLETVDYDLGGARYLRDGTILPDEVLDEWRGLDALFLGAVGTPDVPPGVIERGLLLKMRFSLDLYANQRPFIKAPDVDMIVIRENTEGTYAGEGGFLRKGTPHEIATQGSVNTRMGVERCVRYAFDLAQSRPAKHLTLVHKTNVLTFAGDLWDRTFAEVAADYPDVSTAYHHVDAACIYFVEDPGRYDVIVTDNLFGDILTDLGGAISGGIGIASSANLNPSRTGPSMFEPVHGSAPDIAGQNKANPVAAILSAAMMLDFLGESDAAERIRRACAEAPAGSTTEIGDAIAAGVQGD
- the greA gene encoding transcription elongation factor GreA, producing MAQTHHLSQAAFDRLKAEHDDLTTRGRIEIARKIETARELGDLSENGDYHAAKDEQGHMEGRIAHLASMIENAEIVEAPTGSEEVHPGSIVSIVYEDDETPERYLIGSIEERHDDLEVVSLTSPLGAALMGAAVGDEVSYQTPIGAELSVTIVEIEN
- a CDS encoding alpha/beta fold hydrolase, with the translated sequence MREPRLPPGRPLELPGRGTTFVRELPAPPGAPTLFLLHGWMASADLNWFAVFPELVGRYGVVTIDHRGHGRGIRSRRRFRLRDCADDAVAALDELGIDTVIPVGYSMGGPIAQLLWRHHRDRVDGLVLCATSRNFAGSPMAKASFSVFPTIALAGRVTPATLRQRAMERMMVRRNGGDSGWFHEESVRHDPVALAEAGGAIGRFTSHEWIGGVDVPTAVVITEQDSVIPPNRQEKLAAAIPGATVHRVPGDHTVCVTEPHLFGPVLRDACASVAARVQIQRRGTSPDPLST